CTTCTGCAGGCGCAATGCCCAATCGAGAGTGAACTCTTTCTCGTATTGTTCGTTCAAAACGCTCTTGGTGCCGGCATTCTCGCCCCCATGCCCCGGATCGATGACAATCACCGGGTTATCCGGACCACTCGCCTCCGGGGGCGTCTTTAAAAGGGGAAGAATGGTTTTGTTCAAATCGACTGCATGGATGAACGGCTCCTCATTAATCATTTGCGGAGCAAAGCCCAGGTGCAGTTCAATCCCGTTCCAGTGCGCGACCACATTCCCTGCGCTCAGAACCAGCACGCCGTTACTCGAATGAACGGCGAAACTGGGCGCCGAGGCCGTGCCCAGCGAGACGATATTAGCCCAGGTGTTCTCATGCGCCCAGCGCGCGAGCGGAATCCAGGATTCCGCGGAAGACTTGGTGGAGGTTGCTGTGCTGGTGGTTTGTGAAGAGAACGGGAGGTTTGATTGAGAATGGACTTGGAAGCCATTGGAAGCTGAAGGGGTGTTCCGGGCAGATAGGGCATTTCCATCTTCCCAGTCCGGCACATGGGCCACATTCGGATGGGAACTGCTCGTGCATCCCGCCAAACCAATAGCCAACAGACCTGCCAGCGCTCTCGCAACTCTCCACACGCGGACGCAGTTTGCCCAACAAAACGCGATTGGGAAAGGAGGAAGTGTTGAACACTTCAGTTTAGGCTTCATCCTTCATCTTTCATCCATCATCCTTTGCCTAATGAGATTTCTGGTTGCGATTACAGGGGCCAGCGGCGCGCTTTATGCCCAGCGGCTGCTCGATAATCTTGACCCCGCCCAGCACGAGGTCCACGTGATTCTGAGCAATTACGCCCATACCGTCATTGCCGAGGAATTAGCTGATGGCTTGCGTTTGCCGCCGGGTGTTCGCTCGCACAACCTCAAGAGCATGAACGCCCCATTCGCCAGCGGCTCCAATCCACCGGACGCCATGGTAGTCATTCCTTGCAGCATGGGCACCTTGGGGCGCATCGCCCACGGCTCCAGCGAAGATGCTCTGCTGCGGGCAGCCGACGTCGTGTTAAAGGAAAAGCGGAAGTTGATACTGGTCCCGCGCGAGGCCCCGCTCAACCTGGTTCATATCCGAAATATCGAGTTGCTGCTCCTGGCCGGGGCGCTCATTCTTCCGGCCAATCCTTCCTTTTATTCCCGCCCCCAAACTGTCGAGCAAGTGGCCGACACGGTGGTGGCGCGGGTGTTGGACCATTTAGGGGTCGCGCATCAGCTCGTCGGCAGGTGGGGTCAGGAGGAAATGTGACCGCAGCCGCCCAACAATCCCCTGCAGCCGTGGTGCGCAAATGGGCTGGGTTTGTTAAGTTTTCCCATACGGCCTTTGCTCTTCCTTTTGCGCTGGCCGCCATGGTGGTTGCGGCTCGGGATAACCGGGGTTGGCCTGGCGGACGGGTTTTTGGACTCATCCTGGCGGCGATGGTCTGCGCGCGCACTTGCGCCATGGCCTTCAATCGAATCGTGGACCGCAAATTCGATGCGCTCAACCCGCGCACGGCCAGGCGCCACCTGCCGGCCGGCCAAGTCAGTCTGGCTGGGGCCGTTTGCCTGTGTGTGCTGGCAGCGGCCGGCTTGGTTGCCGCGAGTTTTTTTCTCAACCGCCTCTGCTTTTACCTGTCGCCTCTGGCGTTATTGGTGATTTGTTTCTATTCACTCACCAAACGCTTTACCGATTATACGCACGTTTACCTGGGTGTTGCGCTGGCACTGGCCCCAGTGGGAGCATGGCTGGCAGTCAAGGGCGGGCATCTGGCGCTGCTCGATATTGTTCAAATGCTGGTTCTGGCAGCCGCTGTCGTGTTGTGGCTGGTCGGCTTTGACATCATCTACGCTTTGCAGGATTACGAGTTCGACCGCGCTCATGGCTCGCGCTCGTTGGTGGTCGCCTGGGGGCCCGCCAATGCTTTGAAAGCCGCATTTCTCGCGCACATGTTTATGTGCGGCTTTCTCTTGGCGTTCGGAATCCTTTGCCGATTTCGCATCGCGTTCGTGGTGGGGTGGTTCATTATCGTGGGGTGCCTTGTGCTCGAACATTGGATTGCCCGGCGCCGCAGCCTGGCTTGGATTAATGTGGCCTTTTTCCGCTTGAATGCCGTGGTAAGCTGTGTGTTCCTGGCCGTTACGGTAGCCGAGGTAGTGTTCCAGGGCGGATTCCGTCTGCGGTAAATCAGGGAATCGGATAGCCGTCTGATTGCCGCTTTCTTTTTGACTCTATCCCTCGTTCCGGGCATAGCTTTGCCGTTCCAGTGACGAACCTGATTTAACATGCCAACAGCGTATCTCCGCCGCGCTTTGCCAGCTCTTCTGCTGGTATCATTCGCCCTCCCTCGACTTTCTACCGCCAACCTGATTTTGGGCGAACCGCCCCGCGCGCCGCAGGATGTAGCCGGGTTGCCCGGTGGAACCCCGACCATCAAGAGCGCCACCGGCGGATTTACTGTGACTACCGACTCGCGTGAGCAGGTGCGCTCGTTTTTTAACGCCATCTATCCCGCGTCCGACAATGTGCCGATAGATACCACAGCGGACGTGGCCAACTGCATTCCAGGAACCAACTCGCCGGCTTTCCAGGATGCGGTCTTGCGCCGCATCAACTGGTTTCGTGCGATGGGAGGTGTGCCGGCGGTCATCGCCTTGAACGCCAGCAATAACGTTTATAACCAGCAAGGGGCCGTGATGATGTCGGCCAACGACAACCTAAGCCATTTCCCGCCGACTTCCTGGAGTTGCTACACCGGCGGGGGGGCCCATGCGGCCTCCAATTCAAACATCGCTTTGGGCTCCGACGGCGCGGATTCGATCACCGGTTACATCTGGGATTTTGGCGCGAACAATTCTGAAGTAGGACATCGCCGATGGCTCTTGTACCCGCAAACCCAGGTGATGGGCACCGGGGACGTGCCGGCGGCCGGCAGCTATAATGCCGCAAACACCACCTGGGTATTTGATGCGAATCTCTTTGGACCCCGCCCAGCGACCCGCCAGCCCTATGTCTGCTGGCCTCCGGAGGGTTTTGTCCCTTACCAGGTGGTTTATCCGCAATGGTCGTTCGCTTTGTCGAACGCGAACCTCAGCGCCTCAACGGTGGCCATGA
The Verrucomicrobiia bacterium genome window above contains:
- a CDS encoding UbiX family flavin prenyltransferase; the encoded protein is MRFLVAITGASGALYAQRLLDNLDPAQHEVHVILSNYAHTVIAEELADGLRLPPGVRSHNLKSMNAPFASGSNPPDAMVVIPCSMGTLGRIAHGSSEDALLRAADVVLKEKRKLILVPREAPLNLVHIRNIELLLLAGALILPANPSFYSRPQTVEQVADTVVARVLDHLGVAHQLVGRWGQEEM
- a CDS encoding UbiA-like polyprenyltransferase; its protein translation is MTAAAQQSPAAVVRKWAGFVKFSHTAFALPFALAAMVVAARDNRGWPGGRVFGLILAAMVCARTCAMAFNRIVDRKFDALNPRTARRHLPAGQVSLAGAVCLCVLAAAGLVAASFFLNRLCFYLSPLALLVICFYSLTKRFTDYTHVYLGVALALAPVGAWLAVKGGHLALLDIVQMLVLAAAVVLWLVGFDIIYALQDYEFDRAHGSRSLVVAWGPANALKAAFLAHMFMCGFLLAFGILCRFRIAFVVGWFIIVGCLVLEHWIARRRSLAWINVAFFRLNAVVSCVFLAVTVAEVVFQGGFRLR